One region of Arvicola amphibius chromosome 3, mArvAmp1.2, whole genome shotgun sequence genomic DNA includes:
- the LOC119809745 gene encoding olfactory receptor 150-like: MLHANLSRVTDFILAGLTDRPEYQLPLFLLFLGIYVATVVGNLGMITLIQFNSHLHTPMYFFLCSLSLIDLCQSTVITPKMLVNFVTVKNIISYPECMTQLYFFIVFAIAEAHMLSAMAYDRYVAICNPLFYNVTMSYQVCFWMIFGVYGISFIGATTHTVCMLRVHFCKADVINHYFCDLFPLLELSCSDTFINELVVICLSAFNIILPTLSILSSYIFIIASILRIKSTEGRSKAFSTCSSHMSAVAVFFGSAAFMYLQPSSVSSMDQGKVSSIFYTIIVPMLNPLIYSLRNKDVKLALKKLNEKIFS; this comes from the coding sequence ATGTTACACGCAAATCTTTCCAGAGTGACTGACTTCATTCTTGCTGGGTTAACAGACAGACCAGAGTACcagctgcctctcttcctcctctttctaggAATCTATGTGGCCACAGTGGTAGGAAATCTGGGCATGATCACCCTGATACAATTCAATTCTCACttgcacacacccatgtacttcttcctctgcAGTCTGTCCTTAATTGACCTCTGCCAGTCTACTGTGATTACCCCCAAAATGCTGGTGAACTTTGTAACAGTAAAGAACATCATCTCCTACCCTGAATGCATGACTCAGCTCTACTTCTTTATTGTTTTTGCAATTGCAGAGGCTCATATGCTGTCAGCAATGGCTTATGACCGCTATGTTGCCATCTGCAACCCATTGTTTTACAATGTTACAATGTCCTATCAAGTCTGTTTCTGGATGATATTTGGGGTGTATGGTATTAGTTTTATTGGGGCCACAACTCACACAGTCTGCATGCTAAGAGTGCATTTCTGTAAGGCTGATGTAATAAACCATTATTTCTGTGATCTTTTTCCACTCTTGGAGCTCTCTTGTTCTGATACTTTTATCAATGAATTAGTAGTTATATGTCTAAGtgcttttaatatcattttacCTACACTGAGTATCCTGAGTTCTTACATCTTCATCATTGCCAGCATCCTCAGGATTAAATCCACTGAAGGCAGGTCCAaagccttcagcacctgcagctcACACATGTCAGCTGTTGCTGTCTTCTTTGGGTCTGCTGCATTCATGTACCTGCAGCCATCATCAGTCAGCTCCATGGACCAAGGAAAGGTGTCATCTATCTTTTATACTATCATTGTTCCAATGCTGAACCCATTGATCTACAGCCTGAGAAATAAAGATGTCAAGCTCGCCCTGAAGAAGTTGAATGAAAAAATTTTCTCATGA
- the LOC119809728 gene encoding olfactory receptor 150-like: MRTGNHSTVTAFILAGLTDAPELQLFLFFLFLGIYAVTMVGNLGMITLVLLSSHLHTPMYFFLSSLSFIDLCHSTVITPKMLGNFVKAKNIISYPECMTQLYFFLVFVISECHMLAAMAYDRYVAICNPLLYNAMMSYQVCSWMIFAVYSMGLIGATAHTVCMLRVHFCKADVINHYFCDLFPLLEISCSSIFINEVVVLCFSAFNILFPTLSILSSYTFIIASILRIKSTEGRSKAFSTCSSHMSAVAVFFGSAAFMYLQPSSVSSMDQGKLSSVFYTIIVPMLNPLIYSLSNKDVKLALKKLYEKKFS, from the coding sequence ATGAGAACTGGAAACCACTCCACAGTCACTGCGTTCATCCTTGCTGGATTGACAGATGCACCAGAACTAcagctgtttctcttcttcctcttccttggaATCTATGCAGTAACGATGGTGGGGAACCTGGGCATGATCACTCTGGTCCTGCTCAGTTCCCACctccacacccccatgtacttcttcctcagcagtctGTCCTTCATTGACCTCTGCCATTCCACTGTCATTACCCCCAAAATGCTGGGGAACTTTGTAAAAGCGAAGAACATCATCTCCTACCCTGAATGCATGACtcaactttatttctttctcGTTTTTGTTATATCAGAATGTCATATGTTGGCTGCAATGGCATATGACCGTTATGTTGCCATCTGTAACCCATTGCTTTACAATGCTATGATGTCCTATCAAGTCTGTTCCTGGATGATATTTGCGGTGTATAGTATGGGTTTGATAGGTGCCACTGCTCACACAGTCTGCATGCTAAGAGTGCATTTCTGTAAGGCTGATGTAATAAACCATTACTTCTGTGATCTTTTTCCACTCTTGGAGATCTCTTGCTCCAGCATTTTTATCAATGAAGTTGTAGTTCTGTGTTTTAGTGCTTTTAATATCCTTTTCCCTACACTGAGTATCCTGAGTTCTTACACCTTCATTATTGCCAGCATCCTCAGGATTAAATCCACTGAAGGCAGGTCCAAAGCTTTCAGCACCTGCAGCTCACACATGTCCGCTGTTGCTGTCTTCTTTGGGTCTGCTGCATTCATGTACCTGCAGCCATCATCAGTCAGCTCCATGGACCAAGGAAAGTTGTCATCTGTCTTTTATACTATCATTGTTCCAATGCTGAACCCATTGATCTACAGCCTGAGTAATAAAGATGTCAAGCTTGCTCTAAAGaagttatatgaaaaaaaattctcatga
- the LOC119809727 gene encoding olfactory receptor 150-like — MAEGNQSIVTEFILSGLTDKPELQLSLFLLFLGIYLFTVLGNLGMIILILLSSHLHTPMYFFLSSLSFIDLCYSTVITPKMLVNFVAKKNVISYQECMTQLYFFIAFIISEGHMLSAMAYDRYVAICNPLLYNVTMSYQICSWMVGGVYSMGFIGATIHTLCMLKVVFCKANKINHYFCDLFPLMELACSSTFVNEIVLICLSAFNIFIPSLAILGSYIFIIASILRIKSTEGRFKAFSTCSSHFSAVAVFFGSAAFMYLQPSSVNSMDQGKVSSVFYTTVVPMLNPMIYSLRNRDVKLALNKLFQKK, encoded by the coding sequence ATGGCAGAAGGCAATCAGTCCATAGTGACTGAGTTCATCCTTTCTGGGTTAACAGACAAACCAGAGCTGCAACTCTCACTGTTCCTGCTCTTCCTTGGAATCTACCTGTTTACAGTGCTGGGGAACCTGGGAATGATCATCCTGATCCTGCTCAGCTCCCACCTGCAtactcccatgtacttcttccttagCAGTCTGTCCTTCATTGACCTCTGTTACTCCACTGTCATCACTCCCAAAATGCTGGTGAACTTTGTGGCAAAAAAGAATGTCATCTCCTACCAGGAATGTATGACTCAGCTCTATTTCTTCATTGCTTTCATTATTTCTGAGGGCCACATGTTGTCTGCAATGGCGTATGACCGCTATGTTGCCATTTGTAATCCCTTGCTCTACAATGTCACTATGTCTTACCAAATCTGTTCCTGGATGGTAGGTGGGGTGTACAGCATGGGTTTTATCGGTGCAACAATTCATACTCTTTGCATGCTAAAAGTGGTTTTCTGTAAGgctaataaaataaaccattacTTCTGTGATCTTTTCCCATTGATGGAGCTTGCCTGCTCTAGTACTTTTGTCAATGAAATAGTACTAATATGCCTCAGTGCTTTCAATATCTTTATTCCATCCCTGGCCATCCTGGGTTCTTACATCTTCATCATTGCTAGCATCCTCCGTATCAAATCCACTGAGGGCAGATTCAaagccttcagcacctgcagctcCCATTTCTCTGCTGTTGCTGTCTTCTTTGGTTCTGCTGCATTTATGTACTTACAGCCATCATCAGTGAATTCAATGGACCAAGGCAAAGTGTCCTCTGTCTTTTATACAACTGTTGTGCCCATGTTGAATCCCAtgatctacagcctgaggaacaggGATGTCAAACTTGCTCTAAATAagttatttcaaaaaaaataa